In a genomic window of Methanosarcina horonobensis HB-1 = JCM 15518:
- the feoB gene encoding ferrous iron transport protein B, with product MKLPLICPEKECCRGKSECTPGKGLPKIVLVGSPNVGKSSLFNSLSGSYTVVSNYPGTSVEISRGKGRIGEREYEIIDTPGMYSLLPVSEEERVSQCLLFDEKTFVCLHVVDAKNLRRMLSFTLQLLEAELPLILVLNMMDEAEERGVEIDIQGLSRALGIPVVGTVSSEGKGIEELKTSIMEFTHKKEERISHEIDYGQTVEPYISEMESLLETAEETGISKRALALLLLQGDRTALNVISSPEETYRDESEKGQSEKSKSGKNDFEKFQRLAEIASEKAGIPLPYLFTLKRQELVNEIVEQIMEIQDKEKEIKEQKTGQKAKTEKRKKARKKVLLAENIDSVLTHPLLGIPVLLLVLYFGLYRFVGVFAAGTLVDFLENTVFGEHINPFVTEWFTSLVPYPALQDLFVGEYGIFTQAVTYAIALILPIVGAFFLVFSIIEDTGYLPRLGLLLDSMFKKIGLSGRAVIPMVLGFGCSTMATMVTRTLETKRERLISTVLLALAIPCSAQLGIILSILSENPDGLLIWAGVVGLEFIFIGYLAARLLPGEAPTFILEMPPLRIPQLSNIAVKTYSRMHWYFLEVLPLFVLASVLIWIGRLTGLFALALKVMEYPTVWIGLPSDAADIFLFGFFRRDFGAAGLYGMHDAGLLTGVQLVVAAVTLTLFMPCIAQFMMTVKERGFKMALAISGFIFPSAFLAGFIVNTLLTALGVKL from the coding sequence GAAACTGCCACTTATCTGTCCTGAAAAGGAGTGCTGCCGTGGTAAAAGTGAATGCACGCCAGGGAAGGGGCTTCCCAAAATCGTACTCGTAGGGAGCCCTAACGTGGGGAAAAGCAGCCTTTTCAATTCACTTTCCGGAAGTTATACCGTAGTCTCCAACTATCCGGGAACCTCAGTAGAAATTAGCCGGGGAAAAGGCAGGATAGGAGAAAGAGAATACGAAATTATTGACACCCCCGGAATGTATTCCCTTCTCCCTGTAAGTGAAGAAGAGAGAGTCTCACAGTGCCTGCTCTTTGACGAAAAAACCTTTGTCTGCCTGCATGTGGTAGACGCAAAAAATCTCAGGCGCATGCTCTCTTTCACACTCCAGCTTCTCGAAGCCGAACTTCCCCTAATCCTTGTCCTGAATATGATGGACGAAGCTGAGGAAAGGGGAGTAGAAATTGATATACAGGGACTTAGCAGAGCCCTTGGGATCCCTGTGGTAGGTACGGTTTCAAGTGAAGGAAAAGGAATTGAGGAACTTAAAACTTCAATTATGGAATTCACTCACAAAAAAGAAGAGAGAATTTCTCATGAAATTGATTACGGACAGACAGTAGAGCCTTACATCTCGGAAATGGAAAGCCTGCTGGAAACTGCAGAGGAAACTGGGATATCAAAAAGAGCTCTTGCCCTCCTGCTGCTTCAGGGAGACAGGACAGCACTTAATGTTATAAGCAGTCCTGAAGAGACATACAGGGATGAAAGTGAGAAAGGTCAAAGCGAGAAAAGTAAAAGTGGAAAAAATGACTTTGAGAAATTTCAGAGACTTGCAGAAATAGCTTCGGAAAAGGCTGGAATTCCTCTGCCCTACCTGTTCACCCTCAAGAGACAGGAGCTTGTAAACGAAATTGTAGAACAGATAATGGAAATACAGGATAAGGAAAAAGAGATTAAGGAACAGAAGACCGGGCAAAAAGCAAAAACCGAAAAGAGAAAAAAGGCCAGGAAAAAAGTCCTACTCGCAGAAAATATCGACAGCGTACTAACCCACCCTTTGCTCGGCATTCCGGTGCTCTTACTTGTCCTGTACTTCGGACTCTACCGCTTCGTAGGCGTTTTTGCTGCAGGCACTCTTGTTGACTTTCTGGAAAACACAGTGTTTGGAGAGCATATAAACCCGTTCGTGACCGAGTGGTTTACATCCCTTGTACCCTATCCTGCGCTGCAGGACCTCTTTGTAGGAGAATACGGTATATTTACGCAGGCAGTAACCTATGCAATTGCACTTATCCTGCCGATAGTGGGAGCTTTCTTCCTTGTGTTCTCAATTATCGAAGATACTGGATATCTTCCGAGATTGGGCCTGCTCCTGGACAGCATGTTCAAAAAAATAGGGCTCAGCGGAAGGGCAGTAATTCCAATGGTGCTCGGCTTTGGCTGTTCCACTATGGCTACTATGGTCACACGGACCCTTGAAACTAAAAGAGAAAGGCTTATTTCAACCGTTTTGCTGGCTCTTGCAATTCCGTGCTCGGCACAGCTTGGTATCATCCTTTCCATCCTTTCCGAAAATCCTGACGGACTGCTTATCTGGGCAGGCGTTGTAGGGCTTGAGTTCATATTCATAGGATATCTGGCTGCCAGACTTCTGCCTGGAGAAGCTCCGACTTTCATACTTGAAATGCCTCCGCTCAGAATTCCGCAGCTTTCAAACATAGCCGTTAAGACCTATTCAAGGATGCACTGGTATTTCCTTGAAGTCCTGCCCCTCTTTGTGCTGGCAAGCGTGTTGATCTGGATAGGCAGGCTGACGGGCCTCTTTGCCCTTGCCCTGAAAGTTATGGAATACCCTACTGTCTGGATAGGACTGCCTTCCGATGCTGCCGACATTTTCCTCTTCGGCTTTTTCAGGAGGGACTTCGGGGCAGCAGGTCTTTACGGAATGCATGATGCAGGACTGCTGACAGGTGTTCAGCTTGTGGTTGCGGCAGTTACCCTGACCCTCTTTATGCCCTGCATTGCCCAGTTCATGATGACAGTAAAGGAAAGAGGGTTCAAAATGGCGCTTGCAATCTCAGGCTTCATTTTCCCCTCTGCCTTCCTTGCAGGCTTTATTGTAAACACCCTGCTGACAGCTCTGGGGGTGAAACTATGA
- a CDS encoding FeoA family protein, giving the protein MISKNPHLNSNLSLNTTLNTTTLSSMEPRKKGKISHLETKNTGILKKLIAMGILPGMPVTLLRRSPSYLFEVDQTRYAVDREIANHIYVIY; this is encoded by the coding sequence ATGATATCAAAAAATCCACATCTAAATTCAAATCTTTCTCTGAATACCACCCTGAATACTACTACCCTTTCTTCAATGGAACCCAGGAAGAAAGGAAAAATCTCCCATCTCGAAACAAAAAACACCGGGATTTTGAAGAAACTGATAGCAATGGGCATCCTCCCCGGTATGCCTGTTACTCTGCTCAGGCGTTCCCCATCATATCTCTTTGAGGTAGATCAGACCCGTTACGCGGTGGACAGGGAGATTGCAAACCATATCTATGTTATCTACTGA
- a CDS encoding SWIM zinc finger family protein produces the protein MAAYWDGYGNYEPTKPIEVKGGIKAKSKRGGFARSWWAKCWIETLESFNIGARLSRGKSYARKGQVTSIKIEAGLVRAKVQGSDPTPYSVTIKVRTLTSSEWELLAEKLALRPIFAAKLLAGEMPEDIDSVFRETGLSLFPETLDDLETDCSCPDWSNPCKHIAAVYYLLGEEFDRDPFLIFKLRGVDMDDFMSILGKGFVPETADQVAEAGVLTERPEDKTGTALEAEISSVSPEPLPFDPETFWGRLPENPEEEKSPSLGAHIPQVPAALPKRLGKFPFWRSEEDLLDMLEEIYKKVSPAGMMVFLGERK, from the coding sequence ATGGCAGCTTACTGGGATGGATATGGTAATTATGAGCCTACAAAACCAATTGAGGTCAAAGGAGGCATCAAGGCAAAATCCAAACGTGGGGGCTTTGCCCGGAGCTGGTGGGCAAAATGCTGGATAGAAACCCTTGAAAGCTTTAACATAGGAGCCAGGTTAAGCCGCGGAAAAAGCTATGCCCGCAAAGGCCAGGTAACTTCCATTAAAATAGAGGCCGGGCTTGTAAGAGCTAAAGTCCAGGGCTCAGATCCCACGCCTTATTCGGTAACGATCAAAGTCCGGACACTGACAAGTTCCGAATGGGAACTCCTGGCAGAAAAACTTGCCCTGAGACCGATTTTTGCGGCAAAGCTCCTCGCAGGTGAGATGCCGGAAGATATCGACTCTGTATTCAGGGAAACAGGACTCTCTCTTTTTCCTGAAACTCTCGATGACCTTGAAACCGACTGCTCATGCCCTGACTGGTCAAACCCCTGTAAGCACATTGCAGCCGTTTACTACCTGCTCGGGGAAGAATTTGACAGGGACCCTTTCCTTATCTTTAAGCTAAGGGGGGTGGACATGGATGATTTTATGTCCATTCTCGGAAAAGGCTTTGTTCCGGAAACTGCGGATCAGGTAGCAGAAGCCGGAGTCCTTACAGAAAGGCCTGAAGATAAAACAGGGACTGCACTTGAAGCTGAAATCTCTTCTGTTTCTCCTGAGCCTCTACCCTTTGACCCGGAAACTTTCTGGGGCAGGCTCCCTGAAAACCCTGAAGAAGAAAAAAGCCCTTCCCTTGGGGCTCACATCCCTCAGGTTCCAGCCGCCCTTCCAAAAAGGCTTGGAAAATTTCCCTTCTGGCGTAGTGAAGAGGACTTGCTTGACATGCTGGAGGAAATCTACAAAAAAGTTTCACCTGCAGGGATGATGGTTTTTCTTGGAGAACGTAAATGA
- a CDS encoding DEAD/DEAH box helicase encodes MIILHAGRIGKQFFLWGESPAEIETPVVRRGRKPKNPISKPYPYDSGVENLSSALELLLGSAGRKEAEKINVWIPTTGGNPVPSSPLVAEIPYSKAEPALAPWTIHAYPLEAEEAIVLLCACMGKRVLAPGIISGNDLLWWADALKFAGSLVAGQKYLPGVRVEEGEYRAFWEPVFSGEDAGELAKLAKQMPPAARALAPETYSMPPEMPAALAARQFVEDSLDWIVRSEIGEKELAKETRKRKSFDSVHDAWISALKSPDGLIYGDEKELLQLAARTREWQRPLTILTTSPFRFCFRLEEPAEEEETEETEENESGIGDTKKGREGIADIEVPEGLWYVRYLLQSYEDPSLLIPVKEAWKPKKGSPLKKYDVKNIRQFMLSSLGQAAGISAGIASSLEAPNPSGYSLDAKEAYRFLTESAVNLSQVGFGILLPGWWTRKGTKTHLKAQAKVKGKKLQAGSGLTLDEIVGFDWQIALGDRALTVRELQALAKLKAPLVKFRGQWVEVNDAEIRAALEFWKKNPNGEASLREVLKMAVGTSEKADGVDVEGLNATGWIGALISRLKDKTGFEELPAPNGFSGTLRPYQFRGYSWLAFLRQWGIGACLADDMGLGKTVQTLALIQHDLEQAKEQVEKPAKEQVEEKVDERKAPKPVLLVCPTSVINNWKKEASRFTPELSVMVHHGTSRKKEEEFKKEAMNHAIVISSYGLLQRDVKFLKGVPWTGVVLDEAQNIKNPETKQAKAARALEADYRIALTGTPVENNVGDLWSIMEFLNPGFLGSQAGFKQNFFIPIQAERDQEAARRLKEITGPFILRRLKTDTSIISDLPEKMEMKTYCTLTKEQASLYAAVLEDIEEAMEGAEEGIQRKGIILSALSRLKQVCNHPAQFLKDNSAIPGRSGKLARLTEMLDVVLANGEKALVFTQFAEMGKMLKEHLQASFGCEVLFLHGGVPKKQRDRMLERFQEGKEYLPIFVLSLKAGGTGLNLTEANHVFHFDRWWNPAVENQATDRAFRIGQTKNVEVHKFICAGTLEEKIDEIIERKVQVAENVVGTGEDWLTELSNDELKDILALREEAVGE; translated from the coding sequence ATGATAATTCTTCATGCAGGAAGAATCGGAAAACAGTTCTTCTTATGGGGTGAAAGCCCGGCTGAAATTGAAACTCCGGTTGTTCGGCGCGGGAGAAAACCTAAAAACCCGATTTCAAAACCTTACCCTTATGATTCCGGCGTTGAAAACCTGTCTTCTGCTCTTGAGCTGCTGCTGGGCAGTGCTGGCCGGAAAGAGGCGGAGAAAATTAACGTCTGGATCCCGACAACAGGCGGGAATCCGGTCCCTTCCAGCCCTCTCGTTGCTGAAATTCCATATTCGAAAGCAGAACCGGCACTTGCTCCCTGGACTATCCATGCATATCCTCTGGAAGCTGAAGAAGCTATTGTTCTCCTGTGCGCCTGTATGGGTAAACGAGTTCTTGCTCCCGGCATAATCTCGGGAAATGACCTTCTCTGGTGGGCAGATGCCCTGAAATTTGCAGGTTCGCTGGTAGCAGGACAGAAATATCTTCCTGGCGTCAGGGTCGAGGAAGGGGAATACAGGGCTTTCTGGGAGCCAGTATTTTCCGGAGAAGATGCAGGAGAGCTGGCAAAACTTGCAAAGCAAATGCCTCCTGCTGCAAGGGCTCTTGCTCCTGAAACTTATTCCATGCCGCCGGAAATGCCTGCGGCTTTAGCGGCAAGGCAGTTTGTTGAAGATTCTCTTGACTGGATAGTCCGGTCCGAGATAGGGGAAAAAGAGCTTGCAAAAGAAACGCGCAAAAGGAAATCCTTTGATAGCGTCCATGATGCCTGGATTTCTGCTCTTAAAAGCCCTGACGGGCTGATCTATGGGGATGAAAAAGAACTCCTGCAGCTTGCGGCCCGGACCCGTGAATGGCAGCGTCCCCTTACTATCCTTACTACTTCACCTTTCAGGTTCTGTTTCCGGCTGGAAGAACCGGCTGAGGAAGAAGAAACAGAAGAAACAGAAGAAAATGAAAGTGGGATAGGAGATACTAAAAAAGGCAGGGAAGGGATAGCTGATATAGAAGTTCCCGAAGGACTCTGGTACGTCCGCTACCTGCTTCAGTCCTACGAAGACCCGAGCCTTCTGATCCCTGTAAAAGAGGCCTGGAAGCCCAAAAAGGGCAGCCCTTTGAAAAAATACGATGTAAAAAACATTCGCCAATTTATGTTATCTTCCCTCGGACAGGCTGCCGGCATAAGTGCAGGAATTGCTTCCAGCCTTGAAGCTCCCAATCCGTCCGGATATTCCCTTGATGCGAAAGAGGCTTACCGCTTCCTGACCGAAAGTGCAGTGAACTTAAGCCAGGTGGGTTTCGGAATACTTCTCCCGGGCTGGTGGACCCGTAAAGGTACAAAAACACACTTAAAAGCCCAGGCTAAGGTTAAGGGCAAAAAGTTACAGGCCGGAAGCGGGCTTACACTCGATGAAATCGTCGGCTTTGACTGGCAAATTGCCCTTGGAGATAGGGCACTTACAGTCAGAGAACTGCAGGCTCTTGCAAAGCTCAAAGCTCCGCTTGTGAAATTCCGCGGGCAGTGGGTCGAGGTAAACGATGCGGAAATCAGGGCTGCCCTTGAGTTCTGGAAGAAAAATCCCAACGGGGAAGCAAGCCTGCGCGAAGTTCTAAAAATGGCGGTGGGAACTTCCGAAAAAGCCGATGGTGTGGACGTTGAAGGGCTCAATGCAACCGGCTGGATTGGAGCATTAATCAGCCGTTTGAAGGACAAAACCGGATTTGAAGAACTTCCGGCCCCCAACGGATTTTCCGGAACACTTCGGCCCTACCAGTTCAGAGGTTATTCCTGGCTGGCTTTCCTGAGACAGTGGGGCATAGGAGCCTGCCTTGCAGATGACATGGGGCTTGGTAAAACTGTCCAGACGCTTGCTCTTATCCAGCATGATCTGGAACAGGCTAAAGAGCAGGTTGAAAAACCGGCTAAAGAACAGGTTGAAGAAAAGGTTGATGAACGTAAAGCCCCAAAACCGGTCCTTCTGGTCTGTCCGACCTCTGTCATCAACAACTGGAAAAAAGAGGCTTCCCGCTTCACGCCTGAACTTTCGGTAATGGTCCACCACGGAACCAGCCGGAAAAAAGAAGAAGAATTCAAAAAAGAAGCCATGAATCATGCTATTGTTATCTCAAGCTATGGACTTTTACAGCGCGATGTTAAGTTTTTAAAGGGGGTTCCCTGGACCGGCGTTGTACTCGACGAAGCCCAGAATATAAAAAACCCGGAAACTAAACAGGCAAAGGCAGCAAGGGCTCTGGAAGCCGATTATCGCATAGCCCTTACAGGGACTCCGGTTGAAAATAACGTGGGAGACCTCTGGTCCATCATGGAGTTTTTAAACCCGGGCTTCCTCGGCAGCCAGGCAGGTTTCAAGCAGAATTTCTTCATTCCCATTCAGGCTGAAAGAGATCAGGAAGCTGCAAGGAGGCTAAAAGAAATTACAGGTCCCTTCATCCTGCGCCGTTTGAAGACCGATACTTCGATTATCTCCGACCTGCCGGAAAAAATGGAGATGAAGACCTATTGCACGCTGACAAAAGAACAGGCCTCCCTCTATGCTGCGGTCCTCGAAGATATCGAAGAGGCAATGGAAGGAGCTGAAGAAGGCATCCAGAGAAAAGGTATAATCCTATCTGCTCTTTCCAGGCTCAAGCAGGTCTGCAACCACCCGGCACAGTTTTTGAAGGATAACTCCGCTATCCCGGGCAGGTCAGGAAAACTCGCAAGGCTTACGGAAATGCTGGACGTAGTCCTAGCAAACGGGGAAAAAGCCCTTGTTTTCACCCAGTTTGCGGAGATGGGAAAAATGCTAAAAGAACACCTGCAGGCAAGCTTTGGCTGTGAAGTCCTTTTCCTGCACGGCGGGGTCCCCAAAAAGCAGAGGGACAGGATGCTTGAGCGTTTCCAGGAGGGAAAAGAATACCTCCCTATCTTTGTCCTCTCCCTCAAAGCAGGAGGCACGGGGCTTAACCTTACAGAGGCCAACCACGTTTTTCACTTTGACCGTTGGTGGAACCCGGCTGTTGAAAATCAGGCCACGGACAGGGCATTCCGTATAGGCCAGACAAAGAACGTTGAGGTGCATAAGTTCATCTGTGCCGGCACACTGGAAGAAAAAATCGATGAGATTATCGAGCGCAAAGTTCAGGTCGCAGAGAACGTCGTCGGAACAGGCGAAGATTGGCTGACAGAACTTTCCAATGATGAATTGAAGGATATTCTAGCTCTTCGAGAAGAAGCGGTAGGTGAATAA
- a CDS encoding cob(I)yrinic acid a,c-diamide adenosyltransferase yields the protein MAKGMVYLYTGEGEGKTTNAFGLALRAVGHGYSVIIIQFLKGRKYIGEYKIKDRLAPEYKIHQFGREQFIDFRNPMPLDYELAEKGLEFAKKALKRKPRLLILDEINLAAHFGIVKTEDILKLLEEIPEETTVVLTGRRAPGELIKRADLVTEMKLIKHPFEKNVPAREGVEY from the coding sequence TTGGCTAAAGGCATGGTTTATCTTTACACGGGGGAAGGAGAAGGAAAGACCACAAACGCCTTTGGACTGGCTCTCAGGGCTGTAGGTCACGGGTACAGTGTAATAATTATTCAGTTCCTGAAAGGCAGGAAGTACATAGGGGAGTACAAAATAAAGGACAGGCTAGCGCCGGAATACAAGATCCACCAGTTTGGAAGGGAGCAGTTCATAGACTTCAGGAATCCCATGCCTCTGGATTATGAACTGGCGGAAAAGGGCCTCGAATTTGCAAAGAAAGCCCTAAAAAGGAAGCCCAGACTTCTGATACTGGACGAAATAAATCTTGCAGCCCACTTTGGCATTGTGAAAACCGAAGACATCCTCAAGCTTCTGGAGGAGATCCCAGAAGAAACCACAGTCGTCCTGACAGGGAGGAGGGCTCCTGGAGAACTGATAAAAAGGGCAGATCTGGTAACGGAGATGAAGCTTATAAAGCACCCCTTCGAGAAAAACGTCCCGGCAAGGGAAGGGGTTGAATATTAA
- a CDS encoding MogA/MoaB family molybdenum cofactor biosynthesis protein produces MKESTPETHKKEAKKSFSFALITISTSRYEKYGDSVSPEEAEDLSGKAMKELLEAAGNNVSFYRLVPDEKNSLLDAISAALDSSADIVITSGGTGLAPKDLTIESVVPLFEKEIPGFGELFRYKSLEEIGTSVILTRASAGVMKGKAVFCLPGSPNAVKLALSEIIMPEAGHIVRHVKE; encoded by the coding sequence ATGAAAGAATCTACACCAGAAACTCACAAAAAAGAAGCTAAAAAATCTTTTTCTTTCGCTTTAATTACAATTTCGACCTCAAGATACGAAAAGTATGGGGACTCAGTTTCTCCTGAAGAAGCGGAAGATCTTTCGGGAAAAGCTATGAAAGAACTTCTTGAGGCTGCAGGCAACAATGTTTCTTTCTACAGACTTGTGCCTGACGAAAAAAATTCACTTCTGGATGCCATTTCTGCCGCGCTTGATAGTTCTGCGGATATCGTCATAACAAGTGGAGGCACTGGGCTTGCCCCAAAAGACCTGACTATCGAGTCTGTAGTTCCTCTTTTTGAAAAGGAAATCCCTGGTTTCGGGGAACTTTTCAGATACAAAAGCCTTGAAGAAATTGGGACGTCAGTGATCCTTACCAGGGCTTCAGCAGGCGTAATGAAAGGAAAGGCTGTATTCTGCCTGCCGGGGTCACCAAACGCGGTGAAGCTGGCGCTTTCTGAGATTATCATGCCTGAAGCCGGGCACATTGTAAGGCATGTGAAGGAATAA
- a CDS encoding HFX_2341 family transcriptional regulator domain-containing protein, translated as MEEIVHIIPLASEIDMAVKPFDKMRANKVYLLHTKYIRKEFSSKGSWYFLQEVKKRLEQKNIEVITVESDLSDPLPLLSTISDIIVQEKKENNLIYVNMSASGKLTAVSSTFAAMHHDVKVYYVYADGGYSKNEEELLEHGLSIVNELKYFILTNFTIDIPTGAKSIFLTELYKKGKMTTNDIINMIKEGKLQGFEDLNESLDGKQRTSSNMLVRINRGLLNELKRNGYILIEKRGRNNVIVITDKGKYAACLIGHA; from the coding sequence ATGGAAGAGATCGTACATATTATACCCCTTGCCTCTGAAATCGATATGGCTGTCAAGCCGTTTGACAAAATGAGGGCTAATAAAGTCTACCTCTTGCATACCAAATACATAAGAAAAGAGTTCAGTTCAAAAGGAAGCTGGTACTTTTTACAGGAAGTAAAAAAGCGCCTTGAACAGAAGAACATAGAGGTTATTACTGTGGAAAGTGACCTCTCTGATCCGCTTCCTCTTTTATCGACTATAAGTGACATAATAGTTCAGGAGAAAAAAGAGAATAACCTCATTTATGTCAATATGAGTGCGTCGGGGAAATTGACCGCTGTCTCATCGACTTTTGCAGCTATGCATCATGATGTTAAAGTATACTACGTATATGCGGATGGGGGATATTCAAAAAATGAAGAAGAGTTGTTAGAACATGGTTTGTCCATCGTTAATGAGCTGAAGTATTTCATTTTAACCAATTTTACTATTGACATCCCTACCGGAGCAAAAAGCATATTCCTCACTGAACTTTATAAGAAAGGGAAAATGACAACCAATGATATCATTAATATGATCAAAGAGGGTAAGCTTCAGGGTTTTGAAGATCTTAACGAGAGTTTGGATGGAAAACAAAGGACGTCCAGTAATATGCTGGTAAGAATAAATAGAGGCTTGCTTAATGAGTTAAAACGAAACGGGTACATACTCATTGAAAAAAGGGGTAGAAATAATGTTATTGTCATAACGGATAAGGGAAAATATGCTGCATGCCTGATAGGTCATGCCTGA
- a CDS encoding MFS transporter — translation MIKGKGIAYKWIALFNITLSSLMGTINGSIILISLPAIFNGIKINPMSPDAFQYLLWILMGYGLVTATILLSIGRLADMYGRVKLFRLGFLIFTIGSVLLYLTPDTGNTGALELIIFRFIQAVGGAFTMANGAAIITDVFPAGERGKALGINMVALMSGQFIGLLLGGILATYNWRYVFLVNIPFALLGTVLSYREMKEVSFRAPKTSIDIVGNLFFIGGLTSLLIGVTYGLMPYEHNGITDAMGWNNPLVITTIGIGMLLLIAFPFVESRVKNPMFRLEFFKIRAFTYANLASFTAAIARGGVMFMLILLLQGIWLPLHGYSFEDTPFWAGIYMLPMTLGFIIMGPISGILSDKYGPRWIATAGMDSCCSCLSRTRNASL, via the coding sequence ATGATAAAAGGAAAGGGCATTGCATACAAGTGGATTGCACTGTTCAATATCACACTATCATCGCTGATGGGCACGATTAACGGCAGTATAATTCTGATTTCATTGCCCGCCATATTTAATGGAATCAAGATCAACCCTATGTCTCCAGATGCGTTCCAGTACCTTCTATGGATCCTTATGGGCTATGGTCTGGTCACTGCGACAATACTCCTCAGTATAGGAAGACTGGCTGACATGTACGGTCGAGTTAAGCTTTTCAGGCTGGGCTTTTTGATCTTTACCATTGGCTCGGTCCTGCTTTACCTGACCCCGGACACAGGCAATACCGGCGCACTGGAGCTAATTATCTTCAGGTTCATTCAAGCAGTCGGCGGCGCCTTTACAATGGCAAACGGTGCCGCAATAATTACTGATGTATTTCCTGCCGGTGAACGTGGAAAGGCTCTCGGCATCAATATGGTTGCACTTATGTCCGGCCAGTTTATCGGTCTGCTGCTGGGAGGAATACTGGCAACTTATAACTGGCGTTATGTATTCCTGGTCAACATTCCCTTTGCTCTCCTGGGAACGGTATTGTCCTACAGGGAGATGAAAGAAGTTTCTTTCAGGGCTCCAAAGACAAGTATCGATATTGTAGGGAACTTATTCTTTATTGGAGGGCTTACCTCGCTGCTTATCGGCGTAACCTATGGCCTGATGCCTTACGAACACAACGGCATTACAGATGCAATGGGCTGGAACAATCCTCTTGTGATCACAACAATTGGGATCGGCATGCTGCTCTTGATTGCTTTCCCGTTTGTAGAGAGCAGGGTAAAGAATCCCATGTTCAGACTGGAATTCTTTAAGATCCGGGCTTTTACCTATGCAAATCTTGCCAGTTTTACGGCAGCTATTGCACGCGGTGGTGTCATGTTCATGCTCATCCTGCTGCTGCAAGGTATCTGGCTCCCGCTTCATGGTTACAGCTTTGAAGATACGCCTTTCTGGGCAGGTATCTATATGCTTCCCATGACCCTCGGGTTCATTATCATGGGGCCTATTTCAGGGATACTTTCCGACAAATACGGTCCAAGATGGATAGCAACTGCGGGCATGGATTCTTGTTGCTCTTGTCTTTCTCGGACTCGCAATGCTTCCCTATAA
- a CDS encoding MFS transporter yields MLPYNFDYWELGVLIFLMGIGSGMFSSPNTSSIMNSVPPQDRGVASGMMSTLMNSASTLSMAVFFTIVIVGIQEAFPGAILASFASFGSITPDVQQLVDYLISMSPTNALFSAFLGYNPMDSILSSMNPGIVNAIPQQIVTTLTGNYWFPQTLQEAFMPALRLSFIIGAVLSGIAAILSAMRGQRYIYEAHISTSDVGKGEVTRGD; encoded by the coding sequence ATGCTTCCCTATAATTTCGATTACTGGGAGCTTGGCGTCCTTATTTTCCTGATGGGCATAGGCAGCGGTATGTTCAGCTCACCGAACACTTCCTCGATAATGAACTCGGTACCTCCGCAGGACCGGGGTGTTGCGTCAGGAATGATGTCTACGTTAATGAACTCAGCATCAACGCTAAGCATGGCAGTATTCTTCACCATCGTGATCGTGGGAATTCAGGAAGCATTTCCGGGTGCAATCCTGGCCTCTTTCGCCAGCTTTGGATCGATTACCCCAGATGTGCAGCAGCTTGTGGATTATCTGATCAGCATGTCGCCGACAAACGCTCTGTTCTCCGCCTTCCTGGGCTATAACCCTATGGATTCAATTCTGAGCTCAATGAATCCTGGAATCGTAAATGCAATACCGCAACAGATCGTTACCACGCTGACAGGCAATTACTGGTTCCCGCAGACACTTCAGGAAGCATTCATGCCTGCTCTTCGACTCTCGTTTATAATCGGGGCTGTACTTTCAGGTATAGCTGCGATACTTTCAGCAATGAGAGGACAGCGATATATTTACGAGGCTCATATCTCGACCAGCGATGTTGGTAAAGGCGAAGTTACACGAGGAGATTAA